One Lactobacillus crispatus DNA segment encodes these proteins:
- a CDS encoding IS256 family transposase has translation MNDFTKDFAQALFNPDKINDLLRKELQQAVNNLLEAELTAFLGYDPYARNGWNTGNSRNGAYFRKVDTQFGPIEVQVPRDRNGQFHQHTLPDYKQHSDVLESTIIKLYSKGVTTREIADLIEKMYGSHYSPAQVSNISKQMLPKIEAYHKRKLSDKFFCVYLDATYLPLRRETFEREAVYIAIGIKPNGHKEVIDYCIAPSENIEVWTEMLQNMKSRGLKQVELFLSDGVVGMKTALARTYPKAHFQRCLVHVMRNICAKVRVDDREKIMNEFKQIHQQTSKKEAAAVLHKFYAKWNKAYSHVIKGLKEIEPDLLVFYNYPKQIRASIYSTNMIESFNNVIKRKAKPKAEFPTEQSLDAFIGIQAMSYNDRYFNRIHKGFGQVQDTLESYFD, from the coding sequence CAAAGATTTTGCTCAAGCTCTATTCAATCCAGACAAAATAAATGATTTATTGCGCAAAGAGCTACAACAGGCTGTTAATAACTTGCTAGAAGCTGAGTTGACTGCCTTTCTAGGCTATGATCCCTATGCCAGAAATGGCTGGAATACTGGCAATTCTAGAAATGGTGCTTATTTCCGCAAGGTTGATACCCAGTTTGGACCAATTGAAGTGCAAGTGCCTCGAGACCGCAACGGTCAGTTTCATCAGCACACGCTGCCTGACTACAAGCAGCACTCTGATGTTTTGGAAAGCACGATTATCAAGCTATACTCCAAAGGCGTAACTACCAGAGAAATCGCTGACTTGATTGAGAAAATGTATGGCAGTCATTATAGTCCAGCTCAAGTATCAAATATTTCCAAGCAGATGCTCCCCAAGATTGAGGCTTATCACAAGCGCAAGCTAAGCGACAAGTTTTTCTGTGTCTATTTGGATGCGACATACCTTCCTTTGCGCCGAGAAACGTTTGAGCGTGAAGCAGTATATATTGCCATTGGCATTAAACCTAATGGACATAAGGAAGTCATTGACTACTGCATTGCTCCTAGTGAGAACATTGAAGTTTGGACAGAGATGCTTCAAAACATGAAGTCCAGAGGCTTGAAGCAAGTTGAGCTTTTTCTTTCTGATGGTGTTGTTGGCATGAAAACAGCCTTGGCCAGGACTTATCCTAAAGCTCATTTTCAACGCTGCCTGGTTCATGTCATGCGCAATATCTGCGCTAAAGTACGCGTCGACGATCGTGAAAAGATCATGAACGAATTCAAGCAGATACATCAACAGACAAGCAAAAAAGAAGCTGCAGCTGTCTTGCACAAATTCTATGCCAAATGGAATAAAGCTTATAGCCATGTCATCAAAGGTTTGAAGGAAATTGAGCCCGATCTGCTAGTCTTCTACAATTATCCCAAACAAATCAGAGCTTCAATTTATTCAACCAATATGATTGAATCCTTTAACAACGTCATCAAGCGTAAAGCTAAGCCTAAGGCAGAATTTCCAACTGAACAGTCGCTTGATGCATTTATTGGCATCCAGGCAATGAGCTACAATGACCGTTATTTCAATCGAATTCATAAAGGCTTTGGTCAGGTTCAGGACACCTTAGAATCCTACTTTGATTAA
- a CDS encoding histidine phosphatase family protein, whose translation MTTVYFVRHAQPDLSVHDDLTRPLTEKGLQDRKKVTDYFRDKHIDQAFSSPFKRAIDTIQPVIDEKELTLSSISDFRERKIGDEWISNFHEYCKRQWEDFDYKLKNGESLKETQKRNVAALKLVLSKYQDQTMIIGGHGTAIGSVINYYDPNFKYEAFAMIQPKNPFIVKMNFDGEKYLEYKVVTF comes from the coding sequence ATGACAACAGTATATTTTGTAAGACATGCTCAACCTGATTTATCAGTTCATGATGATTTAACACGTCCTTTGACAGAAAAGGGGTTGCAAGATAGAAAAAAAGTAACTGATTACTTTAGAGATAAACACATCGACCAAGCTTTTTCTAGTCCATTCAAGCGTGCAATTGATACAATTCAACCAGTTATAGACGAGAAGGAACTAACATTATCATCTATTTCTGACTTTAGAGAAAGAAAAATTGGTGATGAGTGGATTTCTAATTTTCATGAATATTGTAAAAGACAGTGGGAAGATTTTGATTATAAGCTAAAAAATGGCGAATCTTTAAAAGAGACGCAGAAGAGAAATGTTGCAGCTTTGAAGCTAGTTTTGTCCAAATATCAAGATCAAACTATGATTATTGGTGGACATGGTACAGCAATTGGATCAGTAATTAATTACTATGATCCAAACTTTAAATATGAAGCCTTTGCTATGATCCAGCCAAAGAATCCATTTATTGTGAAAATGAACTTTGATGGAGAAAAATATTTGGAGTATAAAGTAGTTACTTTTTAG
- a CDS encoding aspartate kinase: MKVVKFGGSSLASGNSVDKALSIINADPERQVVVVSAPGKRTEDDIKVTDLMITYAYMSLRSNNYQDIATRIFKRYELIAQYFELPEAELEDIKQLLLTLPKLSYPNNDYRMATFKAHGERLNAILIAKILNHQGIKARFLEPKDVGLIVTGTSNNAEVNPETYVNLKRIKAAKDEKIIFPGFYGITPSGHIATFSRGGSDITGAILARGLNADLYENFTDVDAIFSANPHIVDQPKPIKRMTYQEMRELSYAGFSVFHDEALIPAIQGEIPVNVKNTNAPEKPGTMIVPEDGFIPKHTITGIAGGKNFAALYLRKYMLNKGAGFTLKLMEILQKHHVSYEHMPSGIDDITIIFKKDVLTDQLIDVICNEIQTSLNPDQMQWIDDYAITMVVGEGMKDKLTLCASLLYPLGKKNISIQMINQGASQISIMIGTRRQDEEVVIKTIYDNFIAQDKI; encoded by the coding sequence ATGAAAGTTGTTAAATTTGGAGGTTCTTCCCTAGCCTCAGGTAATAGCGTAGATAAGGCCCTAAGTATTATTAATGCCGATCCCGAAAGACAAGTCGTTGTAGTCTCAGCACCGGGCAAAAGAACTGAGGATGATATTAAAGTAACCGATCTAATGATCACTTACGCATATATGAGCTTGAGGAGTAATAATTATCAAGACATCGCTACCCGTATTTTTAAGCGTTATGAATTAATTGCCCAATATTTTGAGCTGCCTGAAGCAGAATTAGAGGATATTAAGCAGCTTCTACTTACATTGCCGAAGCTAAGTTACCCTAATAATGACTACCGCATGGCAACCTTTAAAGCACACGGAGAACGTCTTAATGCAATTTTGATTGCTAAAATTTTAAATCATCAAGGAATTAAAGCACGATTTTTAGAGCCAAAAGATGTAGGTTTAATTGTCACTGGCACTTCTAATAATGCTGAAGTCAATCCTGAAACTTATGTGAACTTAAAAAGAATTAAGGCTGCAAAAGATGAAAAGATCATTTTTCCTGGCTTCTATGGCATTACACCATCAGGACATATTGCTACTTTCTCTCGCGGTGGTTCTGACATTACCGGTGCTATTCTAGCTAGGGGGTTAAACGCTGATCTTTATGAAAACTTCACCGATGTCGATGCTATTTTTTCAGCCAATCCCCATATCGTTGATCAGCCCAAGCCAATTAAAAGAATGACTTATCAAGAAATGCGGGAACTATCTTATGCGGGATTTTCCGTCTTTCACGATGAAGCCTTAATTCCTGCTATTCAAGGCGAAATTCCTGTCAATGTTAAAAATACTAATGCTCCAGAAAAACCTGGGACAATGATCGTACCAGAGGACGGCTTTATACCTAAACACACAATCACAGGTATTGCCGGAGGCAAAAACTTCGCGGCCCTTTATTTAAGAAAATATATGTTAAATAAAGGTGCTGGTTTCACCTTGAAGTTAATGGAAATTTTGCAAAAACATCACGTTTCATATGAACATATGCCATCTGGAATTGATGATATTACCATTATTTTCAAAAAAGATGTCCTAACTGATCAGTTAATTGATGTTATCTGTAATGAAATTCAAACTAGTCTAAATCCTGATCAAATGCAGTGGATTGATGATTATGCGATCACAATGGTGGTAGGTGAAGGGATGAAGGACAAGCTGACTTTATGTGCTAGCCTGCTTTACCCTCTTGGTAAAAAGAACATCTCCATTCAAATGATTAACCAGGGTGCATCCCAAATCTCAATTATGATTGGTACCAGACGGCAAGATGAAGAAGTAGTTATCAAAACCATTTATGATAATTTCATTGCTCAGGATAAAATTTAA
- the thrC gene encoding threonine synthase, translated as MQYRSTRGSKENTLTAPQAIIQGLAQDGGLYVPVAFPQANFKLEDLSKLSYKQIAAMVISLFFDDFTKEQITTAVQSAYSEQWDDRSIVPIEKHDNRFYMELFHGPTLAFKDIALQMLPQLMTRAVQIEKIDKDIIILTATSGDTGTASMRGFANQKGTDVIVFYPEGGVSPVQLKQMLSQRGNNLRAIAIKGNFDDAQTEVKKIFNDDSFKNRLNANGYQFSSANSMNIGRLVPQISYYLYTYGQLVRRQEIKLGDEVNFAVPTGNFGDILAGYYAKKLGLPIKKLICASNENNVLTDFFNNGVYDKRRKFHLTNAPAMDILVSSNLERLLFDLYDENNYEVASLMNQLTQRGHYQVSGEVFTKLQKNFAAGFATEEEVKSEIKRVYNYDRYVIDPHTAVGSFVANQYQKKTGDQTPMVIVSTASPYKFPETVYEAITGGPSMQTGVGAIKELLDELGGQLSIGVRALFDREPKTEKIIEPNDMEKEISSILDLK; from the coding sequence ATGCAATATCGTAGTACTAGAGGTTCAAAAGAAAACACTTTAACTGCACCTCAAGCAATTATTCAAGGCTTGGCTCAAGACGGTGGGCTTTACGTGCCTGTTGCCTTTCCTCAAGCTAATTTTAAGTTAGAAGATTTATCCAAACTTTCCTACAAGCAAATCGCTGCCATGGTTATTAGCTTATTCTTTGATGACTTTACTAAGGAGCAAATCACCACTGCAGTTCAAAGCGCTTATAGTGAACAATGGGATGATCGCAGCATTGTTCCAATCGAAAAGCACGATAACCGTTTTTACATGGAGCTTTTTCACGGTCCTACCCTTGCCTTCAAAGATATAGCTTTGCAAATGTTGCCACAATTAATGACCAGAGCTGTTCAAATTGAAAAGATTGATAAAGATATTATTATTTTAACCGCTACTTCTGGCGATACTGGTACGGCATCAATGCGTGGCTTTGCTAATCAAAAGGGTACCGATGTCATAGTCTTTTATCCTGAAGGTGGCGTTAGTCCTGTTCAACTTAAGCAAATGCTCAGCCAACGCGGCAACAATTTGCGTGCAATTGCAATCAAAGGTAACTTTGACGATGCTCAAACTGAAGTTAAAAAAATCTTCAACGATGATTCTTTCAAAAACCGACTTAATGCTAATGGCTATCAATTTTCTTCAGCTAATTCGATGAATATTGGTCGTCTGGTTCCGCAAATTTCTTACTACCTCTACACCTATGGACAATTAGTACGCAGACAAGAAATTAAACTAGGAGACGAAGTTAACTTTGCTGTGCCAACAGGTAACTTTGGTGACATCCTAGCTGGATATTATGCTAAGAAATTAGGTTTGCCTATTAAAAAGTTGATTTGTGCATCTAATGAAAACAATGTATTGACTGATTTCTTTAATAATGGTGTCTACGATAAGCGACGTAAGTTCCATTTAACCAATGCACCAGCAATGGATATCCTAGTTTCCAGCAATTTGGAACGACTTTTATTTGACCTTTATGACGAAAATAACTATGAAGTCGCTAGTTTAATGAATCAATTGACTCAACGCGGTCATTATCAAGTTAGCGGTGAAGTTTTCACTAAATTACAAAAAAATTTTGCAGCTGGTTTTGCAACAGAAGAAGAGGTTAAATCAGAAATCAAACGGGTCTACAATTATGACCGCTATGTAATTGATCCACATACTGCTGTTGGCTCTTTTGTAGCAAATCAATATCAAAAGAAGACCGGCGATCAAACCCCAATGGTCATTGTTTCAACAGCCAGTCCATATAAGTTCCCAGAAACGGTGTATGAAGCCATCACTGGTGGTCCTAGTATGCAAACTGGCGTCGGTGCAATTAAAGAATTGCTTGATGAATTAGGCGGTCAATTATCAATCGGTGTGCGTGCCCTTTTTGATCGTGAACCCAAGACCGAAAAAATTATTGAACCAAATGATATGGAAAAAGAAATCAGTTCAATTTTAGATTTGAAATAA
- a CDS encoding homoserine dehydrogenase, with the protein MAIKIALLGLGTVGSGVLKIIKNNKKKIRQTSGEEIIIEKALVRNPEKHRNLVNEVMLTTDFDSILQDPEIKIVVELIGGLHPAKEYITAAINAGKNVVTANKDLMATFGSELINLAASKKCDLMYDASVAGGIPILRTLATSYSSDIISEIQGIINGTTNYILSQMGEKGLSYEEALKNAQELGFAEADPTNDVTGKDAAYKIVILSKFAFGTKISIDDFTIQGINNLKDFDIKQAQKLGYVIKLVGIAKNINGKLFVEVAPCLLPENAIMAHIKNELNALQIKSQSLGTAVFTGPGAGSSATANSVMSDVITEIKNVVKKTTGQPFSNFSHVMQLTSSEDVKYSYYLSFEAEETLFDLSKLLSDLEIPVREIKQVQSRIVVVTENISRQQLQDLAIQDQYLKASYKILQ; encoded by the coding sequence ATGGCCATCAAAATTGCATTGCTTGGATTAGGAACAGTTGGTTCAGGTGTTTTAAAAATAATTAAAAATAATAAAAAGAAGATTAGACAAACAAGTGGTGAAGAAATCATCATTGAAAAAGCTCTAGTACGTAATCCAGAAAAACATCGTAATTTAGTTAACGAAGTGATGCTAACTACAGATTTCGATTCGATTTTGCAAGATCCCGAAATTAAAATCGTAGTTGAATTAATAGGTGGGCTTCATCCTGCTAAGGAATATATTACTGCAGCAATCAATGCTGGAAAAAATGTAGTTACGGCCAATAAAGACTTAATGGCAACTTTTGGTTCGGAATTGATTAATTTAGCTGCAAGTAAAAAGTGTGATTTAATGTATGATGCTAGCGTTGCAGGCGGGATCCCTATTTTGCGGACCTTGGCTACCTCTTATTCCAGTGACATTATTTCCGAAATTCAAGGAATTATTAATGGTACGACGAATTATATTTTGTCACAAATGGGGGAAAAGGGACTAAGCTACGAGGAAGCGCTGAAAAATGCTCAAGAGCTGGGCTTTGCGGAGGCTGATCCCACTAACGATGTTACAGGTAAAGATGCAGCATACAAGATTGTAATTTTAAGCAAGTTTGCTTTTGGTACCAAGATTAGTATTGATGATTTTACTATTCAAGGGATTAATAATCTAAAGGATTTTGACATTAAACAGGCTCAGAAGTTAGGCTATGTCATTAAGCTGGTTGGGATTGCCAAAAATATTAATGGTAAATTATTTGTAGAAGTTGCTCCATGTTTGTTGCCAGAAAATGCGATTATGGCGCATATTAAAAATGAACTAAATGCTTTACAAATTAAGAGCCAAAGCCTAGGAACAGCAGTATTCACAGGCCCTGGTGCGGGTAGCTCTGCAACGGCTAATTCAGTCATGAGTGATGTGATTACTGAAATAAAAAACGTAGTGAAAAAGACCACCGGTCAGCCATTTAGTAATTTCTCCCATGTTATGCAATTAACAAGTTCGGAGGATGTGAAGTATTCCTATTATTTATCTTTCGAAGCAGAAGAGACCTTGTTTGATTTGAGTAAATTACTCTCTGATTTGGAAATTCCGGTTCGTGAGATTAAACAAGTACAATCAAGAATTGTAGTTGTAACCGAAAATATTAGTCGACAACAGCTCCAAGATTTAGCAATTCAAGATCAATATTTAAAAGCTAGCTATAAGATTTTACAGTAA